In Procambarus clarkii isolate CNS0578487 chromosome 82, FALCON_Pclarkii_2.0, whole genome shotgun sequence, one genomic interval encodes:
- the LOC138358191 gene encoding perilipin-4-like: MSSIKSGLRSIMSSIWSGQWSIMSSIRSGWWTIKSSIRNGRGVLCPASEVVGEALFQASGTVRGALCPASRAVNGAICPASKAVGGALSPASGAVNGAICPASKAVGGALSPASGAVNGALCPASTEVSGALCPAPGAFCEALCLALGVVCGTLCPASRKVGEVLSPASGAVGEALCPASEAVGEALCPASGAVGGALCPASKAVGGALCPASRAVGGALCPAPGAFCEALCLASGVFCGALCPASRKVGEVLSPASGEVGGALCPASRAVGGPLCPASRVVSGALCPVSGMIGGALCSASVTVHGALCTTSGAVGGALCLASGAVGGPLSPALGAGGGPLCPASGTVGGALCPASGVVSGALCPASGAVSGALCPAFRTVSKNNVQHLEWLVEHYIQHHKWSVEHYVQHQDRSAEHYVQYHECLSEYFVQH, translated from the coding sequence atgtccagcatcaagagcggtcttcggagcattatgtccagcatctggAGCGGTCagtggagcattatgtccagcatcaggagcggttgGTGGACCATTAAGTCCAGCATCAGGAATGGTCGTGGagtattatgtccagcatcagaagTGGTCGGGGAAGCATTATTCCAAGCATCTGGAACGGTCCGCggtgcattatgtccagcatcaagagcGGTCAATGGAGCAATATGTCCAGCATCAAAAGCGGTTGGCGGTGCATTaagtccagcatcaggagcggtcaaTGGAGCAATATGTCCAGCATCAAAAGCGGTTGGCGGTGCATTaagtccagcatcaggagcggtcaatggagcattatgtccagcatcaacaGAAGtcagcggagcattatgtccagcaccaGGAGCGTTCTGCGAAGCATTATGTCTAGCATTAGGAGTGGTCTGCGgaacattatgtccagcatcaagaaAGGTCGGCGAAGTATTaagtccagcatcaggagcagtCGGcgaagcattatgtccagcatcagaagCGGTCGGcgaagcattatgtccagcatcaggagcggtcggtggagcattatgtccagcatcaaaagcggtcggcggagcattatgtccagcatcaagagcagtcggcggagcattatgtccagcaccaGGAGCGTTCTGCGAAGCATTATGTTTAGCATCAGGAGTGTTCtgtggagcattatgtccagcatcaagaaAGGTCGGCGAAGTATTAAGTCCAGCATCAGGAGAGGTtggtggagcattatgtccagcatcaagagcGGTCGGCGgaccattatgtccagcatcaagagtggtcagcggagcattatgtccagtatCAGGAAtgatcggcggagcattatgttcaGCATCAGTAACAGTCCATGGAGCATTATGTACAACATCAGGAGCGGTCGGTGGAGCATTATGTCtagcatcaggagcggtcggcgGGCCATTAAGTCCAGCATTAGGAGCGGGCGGTGgaccattatgtccagcatcaggaacggtcggcggagcattatgtccagcatcaggagtggtcagcggagcattatgtccagcatcaggagcggtcagtggagcattatgtccagcatttaGAACGGTCAGCAAGAATAATGTCCAGCATCTGGAGTGGTTAGTGGAGCATTATATCCAGCATCATAAGTGGTCagtggagcattatgtccagcatcaggatcggtcggcggagcattatgtccagtatCACGAGTGCTTATCGGAGTATTTTGTCCAGCATTAG